The following is a genomic window from Trichomycterus rosablanca isolate fTriRos1 chromosome 24, fTriRos1.hap1, whole genome shotgun sequence.
GGAAAACAGAAGTACACATTACCTGTGTACAGAGCCTTGTGGAATGCCACAGAGGAGACGAAGGCTCTGGCCTTAGAGATGTTTTCTGCCACTTGCCATCAGCTCCATgtaaatgtccaaaattatgtaaaaaagCTGCTGGTTTGAAGcttaaaagaaaagaagaacaaAGGGGAAAAAAGGGAAAATTTTGTCTAATTTTGGTGTAATTTGTTTGGTTAAAGGAATCTTAATgtcttattttgttttaattctgGAAAGCTTTTAATCCATGCAGTAAATTTGAGTGTCTTCTTTTCAGTGACTCACAGCTCGCTCACaacatattttcttttaattaaagaaaagtaaaggGTTACTTTTTAACTTTCTGTATCTGTCAATACAGAACACTTAGATAACTTTGACTAGATTAAAAAgcaaatttaaaaatgtatatgctATTAAAATTACACTGCATTGAACCTTGGATTGGAGCAAGAGTTATTATACAAAAATCAGCtttctgttattaattaaaacaacaaaaagtagTTAAAATGTCTACAGAAATTAAACCAAGCACAActataataaacagaaaaaacttGATGTGCAAACCGAGTTCACCTTATGTGATGTTATTGGCCTGTTGTTAACAGTAACGGTAAGTTAACCTAACCAATTTAAGTAAGGTTATATTACTGTATTAGGACTTCTAGTACtaactaataataaatgtataatttgatgatttattcttttattgaacattggggttttttttacaacactgaatcaaatagtgtttttttcttttaattaaagagaaaaataattgtaattaaagCAGGTTAACTTTTTAATTCAAACACTTAGGTACCTTTGACTTGATTAAAAAGCAAATGTAAGGGCTTCATAATTACACTGCATTGGACTCTGGATCGGAGTTTGGAAGCCTTCGTTGAgagggttattattattaaaaacacaattaaagTCAGCTTTCTGTTATTGTCAGGGTTaattaacaacaaaacaaaaagttaATAGTCAGAATGTCtacagaaattaaaacaagcgCAACTACAGTGGGTAAGTTAACCTGACCAATTTAAGTAAGCTTATATCACTGTATTAAGACTTTAAGTACAATAAACTAATACCTaatgtataataaatgtataatgatACATCAAGTATACTTTAGTACAATAAACTAATACCTaatgtataataaatgtataatatcaAGTTTATTTTAGTACATTGGGTCATCAGTGCTGTAAATTCAATAGTaatgttttattctttttattaaacattGGGTTTGTCTTTATCAATTTTTAATAACTGGATGTacttattaatacaaatattacagGTGCACTGGAAACGTAAAAGAAACACGAACCACAAATCGTTTTAACTGTTTAAAGTGGCAAGCAACATATCAAAGCAACATTTTCGACAGGGGAACAATCTGGCTGTTTAAAATTTAGAATTAAGGTAAAACTAAACATACTAAACATTTGATAAACAGCATTAGATACACACTGCTTCTGTGGAAAGTGTTGCAGATCTTTATTTTGCGTGATATTCTTTGTGGAGAAGCTCATCTTTGGTACAAGAAAATACAATATATAGAGATAATGCtgcatgcattaaaaaaaaaactaatatataCTAATAAAGCTTTTATATAATTCTGGAGATCCAGCTTGAGGTGCCCGGTAATGGCGATTCATTTCAAGTGCATTTCATTTTCTCCTCTCAGAAATACTTAACGCCTGAGCCAGATGTACTTCTACACACCACTAGTAAGAGCACTGGAGTATATGGATTAGATTGAAAAGTGCTTAAGACAGAcggtagtgtctaatagatgaAGCGTTGGCTCTGCTTATAGCCCAGCTTGTCCAGGTTGGGGGTGCAGGCGAACTGGATCATGGGAGGTGGTCCACACATGAGAATCATACAGTCATCGCTGGGTGGTGGTAGGTGCTCGTGGATCATTTCTGCACTGATGAAGCCCTGGCTGTAATCCCAGTCTGCAGCCAGGATAAATACaaacaattaattaaaataaatgacaaaaaataaatagaaataagtcTAAAAACAAGTAGGACAGGTCTGGAGTCCGGAAAATAACGCGAACCTGCAGGAGCAGTGTCCACAGTGAACCACAGCTTAAACTTATCTGGGTGTCTGGCCTGGATCTCCTCAAGTTCGTCTCTCAGGATGATGTCCTTCTCGGtctgttacacacacatgcacacagtttAAACATAAAAAGAGTAAATGCTTAAGCAATTACCAGCATAAGCAAAACAGACAGTTTGATACACACCTGGTTGGCAAACAGCAGGCTGCATTGAGTAGTGTCACTAGGGTTCTTCATTATATCACGGATCAGTTGTAGCATGGGCGTGATGCCTATATAAGATAAAAAAGATCAAACGTGACTAACACTAAACCACCTTACTGCAGGCTACATGCAGTGTATGCAAGCATACATTGAACTGTGTTTTGGGAGGCTTGGGAACTCTACAAATGTTCTACAAGGagaaaagaaaacaaggatACAATGGGGGATAGggtaataaaaacagtaaaattcaaGATCtatatacaaacatttaaacattgtaaGGTgcagatgattattattaaatgtaaaccCCACCCTCCAACCCCCAACCTTAGACAtaggcaatcatgtctgtgttgacGCCTGACCGGATGATAGCACCGCTGAACTCTGAACCACGGCAGTACCACCCGAGCTCAAAAACTGCTGAACAAGACTAAATCCAGCTACACTTACTATACAGTACTGTGTTGAACAATAGTTGACAGCCTATTGTGAACAAAGATCCGCTCCTAGTATATATTAGCCTAAATTCTAGAGGTTTTACATGAGACACCCTATTCCAAATGTTTGCATTTTATATTACAAgtcccccgtgtctgcgtgggtttcctccgggagctccggtttcctcccacagtccaaaaacatgcagtcaagttaattggagacactgaattgccctataggtgaatgggtgtgtgtatgtgtgtctgcccggcgatggactggcaccccgtccagggtgttactgtgtgccttgcgcccattgaaaagctggcatagaatccagcaccccccacgaccctaattggataagcggttaagacagtgagtgagcaagtgagtgagcgagcgtgtgagtgagtgagtgagtattacaaGCCATCTTGTTGAAACAACATAATGTAGTCACGCAGTGTAATACAATACCTGTTCCACCAGCAATGAGACCCAATGTGCCGGCCTTCTTCATTTCAGGTGGGGACTTCTTGTCACTCTGTATGCCAAACTGCCCTGTTTTGTAAAAATAAGTTATGGTCAcgttattattaaaatacaccTTTAGACCTTATTTACACTGGTAAATGTAGTGGCACCAAAGCATACCATCGCCTTTGTACTCAAGCAAGCCTCCAGGCCCTCTGAAGTCAACCACATCTCCAAGTCTCAAGCTCTCCAAGTACTGAGACATCTTTCCTCCTTCAGGAAACTTGGGGTTTGTATCCTTAAAGTAAATCTAGGCCAAACAACCCAATACATTTCGTTTTTATCTAATGAATGTCAGTGGCTCCTGGTTTAAATAACACTGGTACAGAGAGATATCGATTACCTTTACAACCAGATCAACAAACCCTCTGTCATCATCACTAGACACAGGGGTGTAGGGGCGCACAATTAGAGCTCCGTCGATCCGAGCAGAGAGGTATACATGCCTTCCTGTGAAATACACAAATCCACGTTATAAACGCATTAGTATTCTGTGACTAAATTGTTAATATGGTGGTGATACAGATTTGTATATCAAAGGCTGACCACATACCTACAGGCAGGCCCAGAACATGCTGCGGGCTTGGCAGGGCAAAGCGAAACTTGCGTGTATCGTGGCTAGTTACCTAGAACGAACAGACTAAATATGAACGATTTACAAATGTATAAACTTAACGTCATTACACACCTGTATAAACGCATATTCACAAAACACATGGGTGATTAGAATGAGAAAACTGATCGATATTGAGCAATATCTATACTGTTTTAAATCTTGATTATTATACAGTAGAATTCAGCAGCAGAATAAGCATGTTGTCTAAAAGAGGGTTCTTAAactaaaaactacataaaacatTCTAGTCTTTTAACATACCAACTATAAAGATTTtactctttatttaattttactttttacaATACATGGGAAGAACGTTCGCCCATCATTTCATGATCTAAACTCAAAAACAGTTGTCATGCAGCAGGTTAATGATCTGGAGCATATCAGCAAGTCCACTTTTGAATGGCTCACAAGAAACAGTCCTGAATTCagtcctattgagatgctgtggcaagatCTTAAACGGCCAGTTTACGCTCAAAAACCCTCTAATGTAGCCGAATTAAACAACTCAAGCCAAAAGTCCTCCACAGCAATGTAAAATACTCATCGTAGATTTAGGGgggtaattactttttcacataggtGATATACTAGATTTAGAATACATTTTTATCTTCAATCAATggaataatcatttaaaagctgcaattTAAATGTGTTCACATGTGTTTCCTTATCTTAAAATTACTAGGAAAATCTGATGCATGTTAATGTTACAAACCAGCCAAAATAGAAGAAATCAAATGAGAGGCAAATGCTTTTTAACGGCAGTCGACATGCCCATTTGTATGAGCACACATTCATGTTTGAACAGTGACTGGAATCATATAAACAATGACACTCCCCGCCCAACACTCCTGAGAATTAATCTGAGTAAATATTTCAGAGCAAATCATCATGATGTACAGTACCTCTTTGTCTATGAGTCTCAGTGGATATTTCTCTGAGGGATCAAGCAAGGTAACCAAGGGTTTCTTTTTCTTCCCAAGGAAAAAGTAGCCCAGGACAATGACAGTAGACAGCACCAGCACCCCAGCTGTCACTGCCACGGTGGTGGTCTGAAGGAAAAACAAGAACAATAAGGGTAATTTTGTCGATTGTTTCCCTATATATGTATGCCATTAGATTGAACTGGGATTGAACTGTGTAATTAAACTCTTTCTAATGAGATTTACACTTAAATTACACAACAACAAGTAGAACAGTCTGCTCAGGAACAGTTTCTTCCCTACCTCAATCACCTTGCTGACTACTCACTGGATCtataatttattatcatttatcatCAACTGCACCtacactttaaataaaactttCTACCTCACACATATCTGCATAATTATATACCTAATAAGACCCTATGTATAGttacttattttacatttattattattatcatacatACCTACTATtctcatattattattaatgttattattattgttgttattatgtatatattactaTGTATCTAAACTTACTACCATATGTGTACATAGCTTGCAATTATTACGCTGACCATAGATATAGAAGTTTACTGATGTACTTCAATACATCATGTCACTATCATTtaggctgcatcccaaaccaaGAATGATGCACAAATCCCTCACTCGCTCACTTCcataaccgcttatccaattagggtcgtggggggtgctggagcctatcccagcttttcaatgggcgcaaggcacacagtaacacctgggcggggtgccagtccagaggaaacccacgcagacacggggagaacatgcaaacagtgctacccaccgatggGGCGTGCCGCCCATGCACAAATCAATGTGACTTAATAGTGTCTTTGGTTTTCTGGTTTTAGGCTTTGAAATGCAGCACTAGTATATACTAGTTGTACTCAGGTTTGTG
Proteins encoded in this region:
- the LOC134301516 gene encoding NADH-cytochrome b5 reductase 3, producing the protein MTHAVTTTVAVTAGVLVLSTVIVLGYFFLGKKKKPLVTLLDPSEKYPLRLIDKEVTSHDTRKFRFALPSPQHVLGLPVGRHVYLSARIDGALIVRPYTPVSSDDDRGFVDLVVKIYFKDTNPKFPEGGKMSQYLESLRLGDVVDFRGPGGLLEYKGDGQFGIQSDKKSPPEMKKAGTLGLIAGGTGITPMLQLIRDIMKNPSDTTQCSLLFANQTEKDIILRDELEEIQARHPDKFKLWFTVDTAPADWDYSQGFISAEMIHEHLPPPSDDCMILMCGPPPMIQFACTPNLDKLGYKQSQRFIY